One window of the Carnobacterium maltaromaticum DSM 20342 genome contains the following:
- a CDS encoding class I SAM-dependent methyltransferase, whose protein sequence is MLERAMHYSHTLLKQAITNGDSVIDATVGNGGDTVFLASLVGPFGKVFGFDIQKEAIETTQQKLLLTGLTEQVELFQQGHETIDSVLPKNSQIAAAIFNLGYLPTSDKSIITQADTTLLAIEHILPRLRKTGLVVIVVYYGHDGGLAEKDAVLNYCQTLPQEEFNVLQYGFINQRNQPPFLLAIEKK, encoded by the coding sequence ATGTTAGAACGTGCTATGCACTATAGTCATACACTTTTAAAACAAGCCATTACTAATGGTGATTCTGTTATTGATGCTACAGTTGGTAATGGTGGGGATACTGTTTTTTTAGCTTCTTTAGTAGGTCCTTTTGGTAAAGTTTTCGGATTTGATATTCAAAAAGAGGCCATCGAAACGACTCAGCAAAAACTGTTATTAACTGGTTTAACTGAACAAGTTGAATTATTTCAACAAGGTCATGAAACAATTGACTCTGTTTTGCCTAAAAACAGTCAAATAGCTGCTGCTATTTTCAATTTAGGGTATTTACCTACAAGTGATAAATCAATCATTACACAAGCTGATACGACCCTTTTAGCAATCGAACACATTTTACCACGATTAAGAAAAACAGGCTTAGTTGTTATAGTCGTTTATTATGGTCATGATGGTGGGCTAGCAGAAAAAGATGCGGTTTTAAATTACTGCCAAACACTTCCACAAGAAGAATTCAATGTCTTACAATATGGTTTTATTAATCAACGCAACCAGCCCCCTTTTTTACTTGCTATCGAAAAGAAATAA
- a CDS encoding MDR family MFS transporter, which produces METKKKQTNVLLVTIAIFVGTFMTAVEGTIVSTAMPTIVGSLEGMAIMNWVFSIYLLTNAMMTPVYGKLSDMIGRKPIFIIGAIIFVIGSSLCGLAQTMDQLILFRAIQGIGAGAIMPVSFTIIADIYPYEKRAKVMGMNGAAWGIAGIFGPLLGGFIVDQLSWHWIFYINVPVGIITIILIALFLHEDFSFEKKPIDFLGCFSLMAALLFLLYGFQIVGDTGEFSASMAGVFALAVGMFALFIFAEKRAIDPIIPLSLFNNRTFVIQNIVAALVSGFLIGIDVYIPMWMQGLLGMKAAMGGFAITPMSLTWIIGSFIAGRVILKHPVKSILSSSLVIVGISGLMMVLAPMTTPFAFFLLVTAIIGIGMGITITTTTVTAQSVVPQDQIGVATSSNTLFRILGQTVMVSVYGIVLNSSIAKHIAAQTVDGVNEKMMNKLINPLTAVDLDPKIVQPLREILYDGLHSVFILALVVVVLAFVINQFDKKNAPKISV; this is translated from the coding sequence ATGGAGACAAAGAAAAAACAAACAAATGTCCTACTAGTTACAATTGCGATTTTTGTAGGAACATTTATGACAGCTGTGGAAGGAACGATAGTATCAACAGCAATGCCAACAATTGTTGGTAGTTTAGAAGGTATGGCCATCATGAATTGGGTATTTTCAATTTATTTATTAACGAACGCAATGATGACGCCAGTATATGGTAAATTATCTGATATGATTGGGCGTAAACCGATCTTTATTATAGGAGCAATTATTTTTGTTATCGGTTCATCATTATGTGGATTAGCTCAAACAATGGATCAATTAATTCTATTTAGAGCTATTCAAGGTATTGGCGCAGGAGCGATTATGCCTGTATCATTTACAATTATTGCGGATATTTATCCCTATGAAAAGCGTGCTAAAGTAATGGGAATGAACGGAGCTGCATGGGGAATTGCTGGGATTTTTGGACCTTTATTGGGTGGTTTCATTGTTGATCAATTAAGTTGGCATTGGATCTTTTACATTAATGTTCCAGTTGGAATTATCACCATTATTTTAATTGCTTTATTTTTACATGAAGATTTTAGTTTTGAGAAAAAACCAATTGACTTTTTAGGCTGTTTTTCTTTAATGGCAGCTTTATTATTTTTACTTTATGGTTTCCAAATTGTTGGTGATACGGGAGAATTTTCAGCATCAATGGCTGGTGTTTTCGCGTTAGCGGTTGGAATGTTTGCCTTGTTTATTTTTGCTGAAAAACGAGCAATTGACCCGATTATTCCGTTGAGTTTGTTTAATAATCGAACTTTTGTGATTCAGAATATTGTCGCTGCTTTAGTCAGTGGATTTTTAATTGGGATTGATGTGTACATTCCGATGTGGATGCAAGGTCTATTGGGAATGAAGGCAGCAATGGGTGGATTTGCAATAACGCCAATGTCTTTAACTTGGATTATTGGTTCATTTATAGCTGGTCGAGTCATTTTAAAACATCCAGTTAAGTCGATTTTATCTAGTAGTTTAGTGATTGTTGGAATTAGTGGTCTGATGATGGTTTTAGCTCCAATGACAACACCATTTGCCTTTTTCTTATTGGTAACAGCGATTATTGGTATTGGAATGGGAATCACGATTACAACGACGACTGTAACAGCTCAAAGTGTTGTTCCACAAGATCAAATTGGTGTTGCAACGTCTTCAAATACACTATTTAGAATTTTGGGACAAACAGTGATGGTTTCTGTTTATGGAATTGTTTTAAATAGTTCGATTGCAAAACATATTGCTGCTCAGACAGTAGATGGGGTTAACGAAAAAATGATGAATAAGTTAATTAATCCACTGACGGCTGTTGATTTAGATCCTAAAATTGTTCAACCATTACGTGAAATTTTGTATGATGGGTTGCACAGTGTCTTTATTTTAGCATTAGTTGTGGTTGTTTTAGCTTTTGTAATCAATCAGTTTGATAAAAAGAATGCGCCAAAAATTAGTGTTTAA
- the metK gene encoding methionine adenosyltransferase, translating into MMERRLFTSESVSEGHPDKIADQISDGILDAILAKDPDARVACETTVTTGLVLVVGEISTSTYVDIQKVVRNTIRGIGYTRAKYGFDADTCAVMVAIDEQSSDIAQGVDDSVEFKADEEDKLNQIGAGDQGLMFGFAIDETPELMPLPIALSHRLTKRLATVRKTGLVSYLRPDAKAQVTVEYDELGKPFRVDTIVISTQHHPDTEISELKKDILDLVINEVIPSELLDAETKYFINPTGRFVIGGPQGDSGLTGRKIIVDTYGGYARHGGGAFSGKDPTKVDRSASYAARYIAKNIVAAGFATKCEVQLAYAIGVAQPVSIAIDTFGTGTVSESELIKAVRANFDLRPAGIIKMLDLQRPIYQQTAAYGHFGRTDIDLTWEATDKVEALKASIGK; encoded by the coding sequence ATGATGGAAAGAAGACTTTTTACTTCTGAATCTGTTTCAGAAGGTCATCCAGATAAAATTGCTGATCAAATCAGTGATGGTATTTTGGATGCAATTTTAGCGAAAGACCCAGATGCCCGTGTTGCCTGTGAAACAACTGTTACAACAGGTTTAGTATTGGTAGTTGGGGAGATATCAACATCAACCTATGTTGATATTCAAAAGGTTGTACGTAACACAATTCGAGGAATTGGGTATACCCGTGCAAAGTATGGATTTGATGCAGATACTTGTGCTGTAATGGTTGCAATTGATGAACAATCAAGTGATATTGCGCAAGGTGTAGACGATTCAGTTGAGTTTAAGGCCGACGAAGAAGATAAATTAAATCAGATTGGTGCTGGAGATCAAGGCTTAATGTTTGGCTTTGCTATCGATGAAACCCCTGAGTTAATGCCTCTTCCAATTGCACTTAGCCATAGACTGACAAAACGTTTAGCCACTGTGAGAAAAACAGGGTTAGTTAGTTATCTACGTCCTGATGCGAAAGCTCAAGTTACAGTTGAATACGATGAGTTAGGGAAACCTTTCCGTGTGGATACAATTGTTATTAGCACACAACATCACCCAGATACAGAAATATCAGAATTAAAAAAAGATATATTGGATTTGGTCATTAATGAAGTGATTCCTAGTGAATTATTAGATGCTGAAACAAAATATTTTATTAACCCAACTGGGCGATTTGTTATTGGAGGACCACAAGGCGATTCAGGTTTAACTGGTCGTAAGATTATCGTGGATACCTATGGTGGCTATGCACGTCATGGTGGTGGTGCTTTTTCTGGTAAAGATCCAACCAAAGTTGATCGTTCTGCAAGTTACGCAGCTCGTTATATTGCTAAGAATATTGTTGCAGCTGGATTTGCTACAAAATGCGAAGTTCAATTAGCTTATGCTATTGGAGTTGCTCAGCCTGTGTCAATAGCTATAGACACTTTTGGTACTGGAACGGTTAGTGAAAGTGAATTAATTAAAGCTGTTCGAGCTAATTTTGATTTACGTCCTGCCGGAATTATTAAAATGTTAGACTTACAAAGACCTATTTATCAGCAAACAGCTGCATATGGACATTTTGGTCGTACAGATATAGATTTAACTTGGGAAGCAACAGATAAAGTTGAAGCTCTTAAGGCAAGTATTGGAAAATAA